One segment of Leptotrichia sp. oral taxon 215 str. W9775 DNA contains the following:
- a CDS encoding NUDIX hydrolase, protein MEYNCGFIDGNKWFRYRAAAIIVEEGCVLFAGNEIEDYFYSIGGAVHMGETAETAVKREVLEETGVEYEIDYLAVIHENFFHDDKGSHKGMDCHEIAMYFMMKPRGTRELNSESYVMGVKETMHWIPVEDIHKYKAFPSFMKEYLQSGYSGIKHIITDERV, encoded by the coding sequence ATGGAATACAATTGTGGTTTTATAGACGGAAACAAGTGGTTTAGATACCGAGCGGCAGCAATCATTGTAGAAGAAGGATGTGTACTATTTGCCGGAAACGAAATAGAAGATTATTTCTATTCTATTGGTGGAGCTGTTCATATGGGTGAAACAGCAGAAACCGCCGTTAAGAGAGAAGTTCTTGAAGAAACAGGTGTTGAGTACGAAATAGATTATCTTGCCGTAATCCATGAGAATTTCTTTCATGATGATAAAGGTTCACACAAAGGAATGGACTGTCATGAGATAGCTATGTACTTTATGATGAAGCCTAGAGGTACAAGAGAACTTAACAGTGAAAGCTATGTAATGGGAGTTAAAGAAACAATGCATTGGATTCCTGTTGAGGATATTCATAAATATAAGGCTTTCCCGTCGTTTATGAAGGAGTATCTGCAATCAGGATACAGTGGAATTAAACATATTATAACCGATGAAAGAGTTTAA
- the cobI gene encoding precorrin-2 C(20)-methyltransferase — protein MTNKFYGIGVGVGDPEEITLKAINTLKKLDVVILPEAKKDDGSVAYEIAKQYMKEDVEKIFVEFPMLKSLEERENARKKNAKIVQDLLDEGKNVGFLTIGDTMTYSTYVYILEHLPKKYPVETIPGVSSFVDMASRFNFPLMIGDETLKVVSLNRKTDIESELENNDNIVFMKVSRNFEKLKQALVKTGTIDKVIMVSNCGKENQKVYYDIKNLVEDDIPYFTTMIVKKGGFEKWRRD, from the coding sequence ATGACTAACAAATTTTACGGAATAGGTGTCGGAGTGGGAGATCCTGAGGAGATAACTCTGAAAGCGATAAACACCTTAAAAAAATTAGATGTGGTGATATTGCCTGAAGCTAAAAAGGATGATGGCAGTGTGGCCTATGAAATAGCAAAACAGTACATGAAGGAAGATGTGGAAAAGATTTTTGTAGAATTTCCCATGTTAAAATCACTTGAAGAAAGGGAAAATGCAAGAAAAAAGAATGCAAAAATAGTTCAGGATTTATTAGATGAAGGAAAGAATGTAGGATTCTTAACTATTGGTGATACAATGACATATAGCACTTATGTGTACATTTTAGAGCATTTGCCAAAGAAATATCCAGTTGAGACTATTCCAGGGGTTTCATCATTTGTTGATATGGCATCGAGGTTTAATTTTCCTCTTATGATAGGAGATGAAACTTTAAAGGTTGTATCGCTTAATAGGAAAACTGACATTGAATCTGAACTGGAAAATAATGACAATATAGTTTTTATGAAAGTCAGCAGAAATTTTGAAAAATTAAAACAGGCACTTGTAAAAACAGGTACAATAGACAAAGTCATTATGGTTTCAAACTGCGGGAAGGAAAATCAGAAGGTTTATTATGATATAAAAAATTTAGTTGAAGATGATATTCCATATTTTACAACGATGATTGTTAAAAAGGGCGGATTTGAAAAGTGGAGGAGAGATTAG
- a CDS encoding GNAT family N-acetyltransferase, which produces MKCIFSSTFQLRINNSKMNVKYRENVIRINNKEIEMKSKNILELKEVKNMLHIEKINRKNVWEILKLHVSESQKEFVAANDVSIIEAYATITANGFAFPFGIYDGKTPVGFMMIGYDSADYWEDTPDIARGNYSLWRLMIDENYQKKGFGREAVGLGLDFIKSFPCGKSEYCWLSYEPENEVARQLYRSYGFVETGDMVSGEIIAVLKL; this is translated from the coding sequence ATGAAATGTATTTTCAGTTCTACCTTTCAGCTAAGAATAAATAATTCAAAGATGAATGTAAAATATAGGGAGAATGTTATCAGAATAAACAACAAAGAAATAGAAATGAAATCAAAAAATATATTAGAACTTAAAGAGGTGAAAAATATGCTTCATATAGAAAAGATAAATAGGAAAAATGTATGGGAGATACTTAAATTACATGTGTCAGAATCACAAAAAGAGTTTGTCGCAGCAAATGATGTCAGTATTATTGAAGCATATGCTACTATTACAGCAAATGGATTTGCATTTCCGTTTGGTATTTATGATGGCAAAACTCCTGTTGGATTTATGATGATTGGTTATGATTCGGCTGATTATTGGGAGGATACACCAGATATAGCAAGAGGAAACTATAGTCTCTGGCGTTTGATGATTGATGAAAATTATCAGAAAAAAGGATTCGGAAGGGAAGCAGTTGGCCTTGGACTGGATTTCATTAAATCATTCCCTTGTGGTAAGTCTGAGTACTGCTGGCTTTCTTATGAACCGGAAAATGAAGTTGCCCGTCAATTGTACCGTTCTTATGGATTTGTTGAAACTGGCGATATGGTTAGCGGAGAAATTATTGCTGTACTGAAACTTTAA
- the cobJ gene encoding precorrin-3B C(17)-methyltransferase produces the protein MSNGKIYVVGIGPGKKENMTFRAYEAMENSDIIVGYKTYVDLVKEYYPGKEMKSSAMTKEVDRCTEVLELAKQGKTVSLISSGDAGVYGMAGIMLEIADEDMEVEVIPGITATNAAAAIAGAPIMHDYATISLSDLLTDWELIKKRLELAAQGDFVVSIYNPKSRGRVTQIEEAREIMMKYKPKSTPVAIVRNAGREDERYIVTTLDEMLNHEIDMLTIVLIGNSNTFVKNGKIITPRGYEGKYNY, from the coding sequence ATGAGTAATGGAAAAATTTATGTGGTGGGCATAGGGCCTGGAAAAAAGGAAAATATGACATTCAGGGCATATGAAGCAATGGAGAACAGTGATATAATAGTAGGGTATAAGACTTATGTGGATTTGGTGAAGGAATATTATCCGGGAAAAGAGATGAAAAGCTCCGCAATGACAAAGGAAGTGGACAGATGTACGGAAGTACTTGAACTGGCAAAACAGGGGAAAACAGTCAGTCTTATAAGCAGCGGTGATGCGGGAGTTTATGGTATGGCAGGAATTATGCTGGAAATTGCCGATGAAGACATGGAAGTTGAGGTAATACCTGGAATAACTGCCACTAATGCAGCTGCAGCTATTGCTGGAGCACCGATAATGCACGATTATGCTACAATAAGTCTGAGCGATCTGCTGACAGACTGGGAGCTCATAAAAAAAAGGCTTGAACTTGCCGCACAGGGAGATTTTGTTGTAAGTATTTATAATCCTAAAAGCAGAGGAAGGGTTACCCAGATAGAAGAAGCAAGGGAAATAATGATGAAGTATAAACCCAAGTCAACTCCTGTGGCAATAGTAAGAAATGCGGGAAGGGAAGATGAAAGGTATATTGTTACAACTTTGGATGAAATGCTCAATCACGAGATAGACATGCTTACAATAGTGTTAATTGGTAACTCAAATACATTTGTAAAGAACGGGAAAATAATAACTCCGAGAGGATATGAAGGGAAATATAACTATTAA
- a CDS encoding MarR family winged helix-turn-helix transcriptional regulator gives MQKESCALFIHQIHNNLEKKNNNKLRKKGITFSQMNVLIALVDIKEKGLTFKELEKKLVLAQSTTAGLISRLEQKGLVEVFGDNSDKRIKYVRITQNGVSYCDDARMEINNTEETLLSALSKDEKKTLFLLLKKVNNTVK, from the coding sequence ATGCAAAAAGAGTCTTGTGCATTGTTTATACATCAAATTCACAATAATTTAGAAAAAAAAAACAATAATAAATTAAGAAAAAAAGGTATTACATTTTCTCAAATGAATGTATTGATAGCTCTCGTTGATATAAAAGAAAAAGGACTTACCTTCAAAGAACTTGAAAAGAAACTGGTACTTGCCCAGTCAACAACAGCAGGGCTTATTTCCCGATTAGAGCAAAAAGGGCTTGTTGAAGTTTTTGGTGATAATTCGGATAAGAGAATTAAATATGTGAGAATAACTCAGAACGGCGTTTCCTACTGCGATGATGCTCGAATGGAAATAAATAATACCGAGGAAACACTTCTGTCGGCTTTATCGAAAGATGAAAAGAAAACTCTTTTTTTGTTATTGAAAAAAGTAAATAATACCGTAAAATAA
- a CDS encoding TIGR03915 family putative DNA repair protein, whose protein sequence is MPNYYYDGSFDGLLTVVYMAYGDKNNGLRVIAEKEQFTLGLDDIHVTTDFSKARRVEKNICEKISREFLNKMRTCFLSCDKNKDTAIVHTTYKAIKQGEEILNSLDEHAFHMNKLIKQVLSERHKYLGVLRFKEMKDGTMFATIEPKNNILPALISHFRNRMKRERFAIFDKEREMIAYYDTKKVEIFFVKSPEIEWSDEEMEYSELWKTFHKSISIKERENRKLQQSNLPKYYWKHLVEEM, encoded by the coding sequence ATGCCAAATTATTATTATGATGGAAGTTTTGATGGACTGCTGACAGTTGTTTACATGGCTTACGGAGATAAAAATAACGGGCTGAGGGTAATTGCTGAAAAAGAACAGTTTACTTTGGGACTTGATGATATTCATGTTACGACTGATTTTTCAAAAGCCAGACGTGTGGAAAAAAATATATGTGAGAAGATATCCAGGGAATTTTTAAATAAAATGCGTACGTGTTTTCTGTCATGTGATAAAAATAAGGACACAGCAATAGTTCACACAACATACAAGGCAATAAAGCAGGGGGAAGAAATTCTGAATTCCCTTGATGAGCATGCCTTCCACATGAATAAACTGATAAAACAGGTTCTGAGTGAACGTCATAAATATCTGGGAGTCCTGAGATTTAAGGAAATGAAGGACGGAACAATGTTTGCGACAATAGAACCGAAAAATAATATTCTTCCTGCCTTGATTTCCCACTTCAGAAACAGGATGAAAAGGGAAAGATTTGCAATTTTTGATAAGGAAAGGGAAATGATAGCTTATTATGATACGAAAAAAGTCGAAATTTTCTTTGTGAAATCTCCTGAAATTGAGTGGAGTGATGAAGAAATGGAATATTCTGAACTTTGGAAAACCTTCCATAAGAGCATTTCCATAAAGGAGAGGGAAAACAGGAAACTTCAGCAGAGCAATCTTCCAAAATATTACTGGAAACATCTTGTGGAGGAAATGTAG
- a CDS encoding DNA alkylation repair protein has protein sequence MKEYITSLEKEFSLIENGFKEEEKKALADYKSNDDEYIKKLAFLAYESAAYQVRMYGVFLFGYLSEEGDILAFMRDEVSKDDNWRVQEVLAKAFDEFCKKTGYEKALPVIDEWLRSNNPNARRAVTEGLRIWTSRSYFKDNPIEAVRRISDLKEDTSEYVRKSVGNALRDISKKFPELIKMELSSWKLESKEIKQVYKLASKFIS, from the coding sequence TTGAAAGAGTATATTACAAGTTTAGAAAAGGAATTTTCTTTAATTGAAAATGGCTTCAAAGAGGAAGAAAAAAAAGCCTTAGCTGATTATAAATCCAATGATGATGAATATATTAAAAAATTGGCGTTCTTAGCTTATGAATCAGCTGCTTATCAAGTAAGAATGTATGGAGTGTTTCTGTTTGGATATCTATCAGAAGAAGGAGATATTTTAGCATTTATGAGGGATGAAGTTTCCAAAGATGATAATTGGAGAGTTCAGGAAGTACTGGCAAAGGCGTTTGATGAATTTTGTAAAAAAACAGGATATGAAAAAGCACTTCCAGTTATTGATGAATGGTTAAGAAGTAATAATCCTAATGCGAGAAGAGCAGTTACAGAGGGTTTAAGAATATGGACAAGCAGATCGTATTTTAAAGATAATCCAATTGAAGCTGTTAGGAGAATTTCCGACTTGAAGGAAGATACGAGCGAATATGTTAGAAAATCTGTAGGAAATGCTTTAAGGGACATAAGTAAAAAGTTTCCGGAATTGATTAAAATGGAACTCAGCAGCTGGAAATTAGAGAGCAAAGAAATCAAACAAGTATACAAGCTGGCGAGTAAATTTATTAGCTGA
- a CDS encoding DUF1697 domain-containing protein produces MRYVLLLRGINVGGKNKVSMNDLKMNIGELGYQNVVTYINSGNVIFDTDDNIETVKIKIVEMLKNVFFPIQYVIITREEYLEEVSNLPKWWNETLARKDVLFYSDEVDYEKLKTRIKEMPLHDEIVYFGRKAVFWGKYTEKEYLRTSYHKLLMKEKFYPMLTIRNERTFKKLAEILG; encoded by the coding sequence ATGAGATATGTACTACTGCTTCGTGGAATAAATGTTGGTGGGAAAAATAAAGTATCAATGAACGATTTAAAAATGAATATAGGCGAACTGGGATATCAAAATGTAGTTACATATATTAATAGCGGAAATGTAATATTTGATACAGATGATAATATAGAAACTGTCAAAATTAAAATAGTAGAAATGTTAAAAAATGTTTTTTTTCCTATTCAATATGTTATAATAACAAGGGAAGAATATCTGGAAGAAGTTTCAAATCTTCCGAAATGGTGGAATGAAACACTTGCAAGAAAAGATGTTCTTTTTTATAGTGATGAGGTTGACTATGAAAAATTAAAAACTCGAATAAAAGAAATGCCTCTTCATGATGAAATTGTATATTTTGGCAGAAAAGCTGTATTTTGGGGAAAATATACAGAAAAGGAATATTTACGCACTTCGTATCATAAGTTACTTATGAAAGAAAAGTTTTATCCTATGCTTACGATACGTAATGAACGAACATTTAAGAAATTAGCGGAAATTCTGGGATAA
- a CDS encoding putative DNA modification/repair radical SAM protein: protein MNKPIDEKLRILSDAAKYDVSCSSSGSSRKNASNGLGNAAYSGICHSWSADGRCVSLLKILMTNHCIYDCKYCINRKSNDIERAILTPDEIVRLTINFYRRNYIEGLFLSSGVIKNADYTMEQMIAVAKKLRLEENFNGYIHMKVIPGASRELIHEIGLYVDRVSVNIELAENKALKLLAPDKKPNDISTSMGLIRRNQIQNIEEKKQFKSTPSFIPAGQTTQMIIGAGGESDFAILNRSENLYKNFGLKRVYYSAYVPVNKSGILANTDAVPMVREHRIYQADWLLRFYNFKAEEILDEKNPFIDPLLDPKANWAVQNWHLFPMEINRASYKDLIRIPGIGVTSAKRIVMVRRHNVIKYEHLKKLGVVIKRAKYFITVNGEFMGFRKESPELIRNALMEKEKMEMRQLKLFNI from the coding sequence ATGAATAAACCTATAGATGAGAAGCTGAGAATACTTAGTGATGCTGCAAAATACGATGTTTCGTGTTCTTCCAGCGGAAGCAGCAGAAAAAATGCAAGTAATGGCTTGGGAAACGCCGCTTATAGTGGAATATGCCATTCATGGTCGGCAGACGGGCGATGTGTTTCCCTGCTTAAAATACTTATGACCAATCATTGCATATACGACTGTAAATACTGTATTAACCGTAAAAGCAATGATATCGAAAGGGCAATACTTACTCCTGATGAAATTGTAAGGCTGACTATAAACTTTTACAGGAGAAACTACATAGAAGGACTGTTTTTAAGCTCCGGAGTAATAAAAAATGCTGATTATACAATGGAGCAGATGATTGCTGTGGCTAAAAAACTCAGGCTGGAAGAAAACTTTAACGGATATATTCATATGAAGGTAATTCCGGGAGCAAGCCGGGAACTCATCCATGAAATAGGACTGTATGTAGACAGGGTTTCAGTAAATATTGAACTTGCTGAAAATAAGGCACTCAAACTTCTGGCACCTGATAAGAAACCTAACGATATTTCAACATCGATGGGCCTTATACGTAGGAATCAGATACAGAATATAGAAGAAAAGAAGCAGTTTAAAAGTACTCCTTCTTTTATTCCTGCAGGGCAGACAACCCAGATGATAATAGGAGCAGGTGGAGAAAGTGATTTTGCCATACTGAACAGGAGTGAAAATCTTTATAAAAATTTTGGATTGAAAAGAGTGTATTATTCTGCCTATGTTCCTGTAAATAAGTCGGGAATTCTGGCAAATACAGATGCTGTGCCTATGGTAAGGGAACATAGGATTTATCAGGCTGACTGGCTGTTAAGATTTTATAATTTTAAGGCTGAAGAGATACTGGATGAGAAGAACCCTTTTATTGACCCGCTTCTTGATCCGAAGGCAAACTGGGCTGTACAGAATTGGCACCTTTTTCCTATGGAAATAAACAGGGCATCCTACAAAGACCTTATCAGAATTCCTGGAATAGGAGTAACTTCAGCAAAACGTATAGTTATGGTAAGAAGACATAATGTAATAAAATATGAGCATCTTAAAAAGTTAGGAGTAGTAATAAAAAGGGCAAAATACTTTATTACTGTAAATGGTGAATTTATGGGATTCAGGAAGGAAAGTCCTGAACTTATAAGAAATGCCCTGATGGAAAAGGAAAAAATGGAAATGCGGCAGCTGAAACTTTTTAATATATAG
- a CDS encoding GNAT family N-acetyltransferase, with amino-acid sequence MEFIIKEIIDKREKEKISRDILNDLPEWFGMPDSTEEYIKDSQDKPFLACFIDNETAGFVVLNATSKDCADIFVMGIKKKYHRMGVGRKLNDAYEEMAKKLGYTYSQVKTVKMGHYKEYDITNHFYISMGYKELECFPTLWDEWNPCQIYIKYIGEK; translated from the coding sequence ATGGAATTTATAATAAAGGAAATAATTGACAAAAGGGAAAAGGAAAAAATATCCAGAGATATTTTGAATGATCTTCCTGAATGGTTTGGTATGCCTGACAGTACAGAGGAATATATTAAAGATTCTCAGGATAAACCATTTCTAGCATGCTTTATTGATAATGAGACAGCTGGTTTTGTTGTATTAAATGCTACAAGCAAGGACTGTGCAGATATTTTTGTAATGGGAATTAAGAAAAAATATCATCGCATGGGTGTGGGCAGAAAATTGAATGATGCCTATGAAGAAATGGCGAAAAAACTTGGATATACATATTCGCAGGTGAAGACAGTTAAAATGGGTCACTATAAGGAATATGATATTACTAATCATTTCTATATATCCATGGGATATAAGGAGTTGGAGTGCTTTCCAACCTTGTGGGATGAGTGGAATCCTTGCCAGATTTATATAAAATATATTGGTGAAAAATAA
- the cobM gene encoding precorrin-4 C(11)-methyltransferase gives MEKVYFIGAGPGDPELITVKGQRIVKEADVIIYAGSLVPKEVINCHKDGAEIYNSASMSLDEVIDVTVKAVKTGKKVARVHTGDPAIYGAHREQMDMLDEYGIEYEVIPGVSSFLAAAAAIKKEFTLPNVSQTVICTRIEGKTAVPEKESLESLAEHRASMAIFLSVQMIDKVVKTLSTSYPLTTPVAVVQKASWPDQKIVFGTLETIEEKVKEAGINKTAQILVGDFLGNEYEKSKLYDKYFTHEYREGIKK, from the coding sequence ATGGAAAAAGTTTACTTCATAGGAGCAGGTCCCGGGGATCCGGAACTGATAACTGTAAAAGGACAGAGAATAGTGAAAGAGGCAGATGTAATTATTTATGCAGGTTCATTAGTTCCGAAAGAAGTTATAAATTGTCATAAGGATGGAGCTGAAATTTATAATTCTGCTTCCATGTCATTGGATGAAGTCATAGATGTTACAGTAAAAGCGGTAAAGACTGGGAAAAAAGTTGCCAGAGTTCATACGGGAGACCCTGCAATTTATGGGGCTCACAGGGAACAGATGGATATGCTGGATGAATATGGAATAGAGTATGAGGTTATTCCGGGAGTAAGTTCATTTTTAGCGGCTGCCGCGGCAATAAAAAAGGAATTTACATTGCCTAATGTTTCACAGACTGTCATCTGTACAAGAATAGAAGGAAAGACTGCTGTTCCTGAAAAGGAAAGTCTGGAAAGTCTGGCTGAACATAGGGCTTCCATGGCAATATTTTTATCAGTTCAGATGATAGATAAAGTTGTAAAAACATTGTCAACTTCCTATCCATTGACAACACCTGTGGCAGTTGTCCAGAAGGCAAGCTGGCCAGACCAGAAAATAGTTTTTGGAACGCTTGAAACAATAGAAGAGAAAGTAAAAGAGGCAGGAATAAATAAAACCGCTCAGATACTTGTCGGAGATTTTTTAGGTAATGAATATGAAAAATCAAAATTATATGATAAATATTTTACCCATGAGTATAGAGAGGGAATAAAAAAATAA
- a CDS encoding DUF4417 domain-containing protein, with amino-acid sequence MELEIMELKSSENYDAKLKEIEFYKNSKIHQCMLPYVGFKYEEYRVLLVAESHYLENEEDRKKVDNFEKWYGDKGNISLSCPKYIYTRGVVDECFSRGNVFFQRIKKELEKANIDIKYFWERVSFMNFFVVPSTNGSRGIIATKEMKEKSLNNFEEVIKVLKPNYILFLSKKSYCIFEKQNSESLKNTYTFCHPASAWWYRKRKDGGKSSDEFREKIEIIFKI; translated from the coding sequence TTGGAATTAGAAATTATGGAATTAAAAAGTAGTGAAAATTATGATGCTAAGTTAAAAGAAATTGAATTTTATAAAAATTCAAAAATACATCAATGTATGTTACCTTATGTTGGCTTTAAATATGAAGAATATAGAGTATTATTAGTTGCTGAAAGTCATTACCTTGAAAATGAAGAAGATAGAAAAAAAGTAGATAATTTTGAAAAATGGTATGGGGATAAAGGAAATATTTCTTTATCTTGTCCTAAATATATATACACAAGAGGAGTAGTAGATGAATGTTTTTCTAGAGGAAATGTTTTTTTTCAAAGAATAAAAAAAGAACTTGAAAAAGCAAATATTGATATAAAATATTTTTGGGAAAGAGTTTCATTCATGAATTTTTTTGTAGTTCCTTCAACAAATGGAAGTAGAGGAATAATAGCTACAAAGGAAATGAAAGAAAAGTCTTTAAATAATTTTGAAGAAGTAATTAAAGTGTTGAAACCGAATTATATATTATTTCTTAGTAAAAAAAGTTATTGTATTTTTGAAAAACAGAATTCAGAATCCTTAAAAAATACTTACACTTTTTGTCACCCTGCTTCAGCATGGTGGTATAGAAAAAGAAAAGATGGGGGAAAATCAAGTGATGAATTCAGAGAAAAAATAGAAATTATTTTCAAAATTTAA
- the cbiG gene encoding cobalt-precorrin 5A hydrolase, translating to MKLAFWTVTRGAGNIAREYKEQLQGNLKDYDIDVFTLKKYDVENTIQIEDFTANINEKFSWYDGHIFIMASGIVIRKIAGLIGTKDKDPAVLLIDEGKHFVISLLSGHLGGANELTYLLAGTLNLIPVITTSSDVTGKIAVDTISQKLNAELEDLKSAKNVTSLIVNGEKVNILLPENVKMNGKSSADGFVLVSNKKNIEYTRIYPKNLILGIGCKKDTKAEDILSAIEDCLNKNNLDIKSVKKIATVDVKENEKGLIEATKSLNLDLEIISREEIKKIQDQFEGSNFVEKNIGVRAVSEPVALLASSQEGHFIEMKARYNGITVSIYEEELKIYE from the coding sequence ATGAAATTAGCATTTTGGACTGTAACCAGAGGTGCGGGAAATATTGCAAGGGAGTATAAGGAACAATTACAGGGGAATTTAAAGGATTATGATATAGATGTTTTTACATTGAAAAAATATGATGTAGAAAATACAATTCAGATAGAGGATTTCACTGCCAATATAAATGAAAAGTTTTCCTGGTATGATGGACATATTTTCATAATGGCGAGTGGAATTGTAATTAGAAAGATAGCTGGGCTGATAGGAACAAAGGATAAGGATCCTGCGGTACTTTTAATAGACGAGGGAAAACATTTTGTAATTTCCCTTTTGTCTGGGCATTTAGGTGGAGCAAATGAGCTGACATATTTACTTGCGGGGACTCTAAATCTTATTCCTGTTATTACAACGAGTTCTGATGTTACAGGGAAAATAGCAGTGGATACTATATCCCAGAAGTTAAATGCAGAGCTTGAAGATTTAAAATCAGCAAAAAATGTAACTTCTCTTATTGTGAATGGGGAAAAAGTGAACATACTTTTACCTGAAAACGTTAAGATGAATGGCAAAAGCTCAGCAGACGGCTTTGTTTTAGTTTCAAATAAGAAAAATATTGAATACACCAGAATTTATCCTAAAAACTTAATTTTGGGTATCGGGTGTAAGAAGGATACAAAAGCGGAAGATATTTTGTCTGCTATTGAAGACTGTTTAAATAAAAATAATTTAGATATAAAATCAGTTAAAAAAATTGCGACTGTTGATGTAAAGGAAAATGAAAAGGGATTAATTGAGGCCACTAAATCTTTAAATTTAGATTTGGAAATAATTTCAAGGGAAGAAATTAAAAAGATTCAGGATCAGTTTGAAGGTTCGAATTTTGTAGAAAAAAACATTGGAGTGAGGGCGGTATCAGAACCGGTTGCACTTCTGGCTTCATCACAGGAAGGGCATTTTATTGAGATGAAGGCAAGATACAACGGAATAACAGTTTCAATTTATGAAGAGGAGCTAAAAATATATGAGTAA